Proteins found in one Lentisphaera araneosa HTCC2155 genomic segment:
- the xseA gene encoding exodeoxyribonuclease VII large subunit: MSQNQNMWSVSQVAMAVRQVLEQGVKPFWVKGEVSNLTIHSSGHVYFSIKDAKSQVSCTYFNGAQQARSFSMQDGMEVEVFGSLTYFAPSGRTQIIVRELRPGGVGKLQLEFEQLKKKLSDLGLFSQEKKQSLPVFPEKIAVISSADGAALHDFLQVLNRRFPGKEVRLFPVPVQGEGAHKKIAGAIHRCNLMEAADVIVMTRGGGSIEDLWEFNQEHLAYAIAESHIPIISAIGHEVDFTISDFVADLRAPTPSAAAELVVKSRAEFIQELNNQMRSLDKNLQLKLYSLAQKFRECKHRLMMNNPEKKLEVQYQNLDFVKLKLEQALQKRLQYMSQRLMELEGRLKNRTPDILRQKEELQHLKTRLMTSFENFVRNKGSQLEAIHKNLKLLNPQSTLDRGYSIVRSKGEILHSNEDVEKSDLLEIRLAKGSLVAKVEKKVKE; this comes from the coding sequence ATGAGTCAAAATCAGAACATGTGGTCTGTGAGTCAGGTAGCGATGGCTGTTCGTCAAGTACTTGAGCAGGGAGTGAAACCTTTTTGGGTTAAAGGAGAAGTTTCTAACCTGACAATTCATAGTTCTGGGCATGTCTATTTTTCGATTAAAGACGCTAAATCCCAAGTCTCATGTACCTACTTTAATGGTGCACAGCAGGCGCGTTCATTTTCTATGCAGGATGGTATGGAAGTTGAGGTTTTTGGAAGTTTAACGTATTTTGCTCCTTCGGGGAGAACGCAAATTATTGTGAGAGAATTGCGTCCTGGCGGAGTGGGGAAACTTCAGCTCGAATTTGAGCAGTTAAAAAAGAAGTTGAGTGATTTGGGTTTATTCTCTCAAGAGAAAAAGCAGAGTTTGCCCGTTTTTCCAGAAAAGATTGCTGTTATAAGTTCGGCAGATGGAGCAGCACTTCACGACTTTTTACAGGTACTCAACAGGCGTTTTCCAGGAAAAGAAGTACGCTTGTTTCCGGTTCCAGTTCAAGGAGAAGGCGCGCATAAAAAAATCGCAGGAGCGATTCATCGTTGCAATTTGATGGAAGCGGCTGATGTGATAGTGATGACGCGTGGTGGAGGTAGCATTGAAGATTTATGGGAGTTTAATCAGGAGCACTTAGCTTATGCAATAGCCGAGTCGCACATCCCCATTATTTCTGCTATTGGCCACGAAGTGGACTTTACAATTTCTGATTTTGTTGCGGATTTGCGAGCTCCGACCCCTTCAGCTGCAGCCGAGTTAGTGGTCAAGAGTCGAGCCGAATTCATTCAAGAGCTCAATAATCAAATGCGATCTTTGGATAAGAATTTACAACTTAAGTTGTATTCATTAGCACAGAAATTCCGTGAATGTAAGCATCGTTTGATGATGAATAATCCAGAGAAAAAACTAGAAGTTCAGTATCAGAATTTAGACTTTGTAAAATTAAAATTAGAGCAAGCCTTACAGAAGCGCTTACAGTACATGTCGCAAAGACTCATGGAGCTTGAGGGGCGTTTGAAAAACCGTACACCTGATATATTGCGTCAGAAAGAAGAGTTACAGCACTTAAAAACTCGACTGATGACTTCCTTCGAAAATTTTGTTCGGAATAAGGGGAGTCAGTTAGAAGCTATACATAAAAATTTAAAATTGCTAAACCCGCAAAGTACGCTGGATCGAGGTTACAGTATTGTGCGGAGCAAGGGAGAAATCTTGCATTCTAATGAGGATGTGGAAAAATCTGATTTGCTCGAAATTCGTTTAGCAAAAGGTTCATTAGTCGCAAAAGTTGAAAAGAAGGTAAAAGAATGA
- a CDS encoding peptide chain release factor family protein, whose protein sequence is MKRQDLLLLDDEDLLKQCTQDFFKASGPGGQKKNKTSSAVRLIHKETDIQASASEDRQQSVNKKRALRRLRLELALQMREEYEAWSGDWNMNEKNKLYPVLIATLMDGLDECSYQVSDLSKNLPLSTSALIKVLHKSQTVWRFVNEQRQKRNMKALR, encoded by the coding sequence ATGAAACGTCAAGACCTTTTACTCTTGGATGATGAAGACTTGTTGAAACAATGCACACAGGACTTTTTTAAGGCGTCGGGTCCTGGAGGGCAGAAAAAGAATAAAACCTCATCTGCAGTGCGTTTAATCCATAAAGAAACGGATATACAAGCATCGGCATCAGAAGACCGTCAGCAATCCGTCAATAAGAAACGAGCCTTGCGTCGTCTTAGACTAGAGCTCGCTTTGCAAATGCGTGAAGAATATGAAGCTTGGAGTGGGGATTGGAATATGAATGAGAAAAATAAACTCTATCCAGTTTTGATAGCCACCTTAATGGATGGTTTGGATGAGTGTTCGTATCAAGTTTCTGATTTATCGAAAAATCTACCCTTGAGTACATCTGCACTTATTAAAGTTCTACATAAATCACAAACTGTTTGGCGCTTTGTTAACGAACAAAGACAAAAAAGAAATATGAAGGCGCTTAGATAA
- a CDS encoding histidine triad nucleotide-binding protein: MSTIFSKIIAKEIPADIVYEDELCLAFKDINPTAPMHILLIPKKELLNLSDAEENDQALLGHMMIKTKEIAHSQGFEDYRVVTNNGAGAQQSVFHLHFHIIGGRSLNWPPG; encoded by the coding sequence ATGAGTACAATTTTTTCCAAAATTATTGCAAAGGAAATTCCAGCGGACATAGTTTATGAAGATGAACTTTGCCTAGCTTTTAAAGATATTAACCCAACAGCTCCCATGCACATTTTATTAATTCCTAAAAAAGAATTACTCAACTTATCTGATGCGGAAGAAAATGATCAGGCTTTATTAGGGCACATGATGATCAAAACGAAAGAGATTGCCCATTCTCAGGGCTTTGAAGATTACCGAGTCGTGACTAATAATGGCGCAGGAGCCCAGCAGAGTGTATTTCACTTACATTTTCACATTATCGGTGGCAGAAGTCTTAATTGGCCTCCGGGATAA
- a CDS encoding FHA domain-containing protein has protein sequence MSTLPPEDQPPQRGLKIKSPGQKPQGLKIVSSGNDSHQLKMVKPSSQDNSHQLKIKSPSSTSFHPKNAQETLDEIESFDPLATYVQHQETLYDMEEKKRQAIVEQEEKLRKLEEMQEQRLRELEERLEQERKKLQEEKMKFEHAKREEDFRHQKEEDFIKEHEREDEKRWVEYEEKIKKEEELQKKLEELEKEKTSVEINAHNKQTEEAEEAEEAEDPTNDAPIKLEKKRHTDTSTCKAINPVNNDDSSKTAKEELLKHTVDSDRESLLALDEEADETIPSSIVDDKVETEEARKEQDPQKTLVQLDPFAINPDDIDDDFIEEDENKHQAIPLNEQQARTSGGFTPCFYVIDEKGIRMTPIEDDDVIFNFGRGKNNECHINDKSISETQMRAIHFKGRWTFMDTGVRDALSFNGIKSRQLTTTSESRTAIKCGNSWIIHVGLDSSKYEDTDTQLLKRSILDNIPEPFVDDACVTLSYRNKARSSTMAPILAGSHASCDFRMDTLKPFHFIIYWSQVGLYMEDLTKGHPGVFLGDRRISGNTGINQTISITAGKNRFDVVVTGTQDTHRQALADAHNNKQRLKLMPVSSQLPPIILTPGLRNLVIGRNEESDLMIEDISVSRRHAKISIRDKSVMLEDLKSINGTKVNLEKVRRSIVVPGDVVTIGNVSFLLCYEELSRTAR, from the coding sequence ATGAGTACACTGCCCCCAGAAGATCAGCCGCCTCAGCGTGGACTTAAAATCAAATCCCCAGGACAAAAACCCCAAGGATTAAAAATTGTCTCTTCAGGCAACGATAGTCATCAACTTAAGATGGTTAAGCCCTCTTCTCAGGACAATTCTCACCAGCTAAAAATTAAGTCTCCTTCTTCTACTTCATTTCATCCCAAAAACGCTCAAGAAACTTTAGACGAAATCGAATCCTTCGATCCACTTGCTACCTACGTTCAGCATCAAGAAACACTCTACGATATGGAAGAAAAAAAGCGACAAGCCATTGTCGAACAAGAAGAAAAACTTCGCAAACTAGAAGAAATGCAGGAGCAACGCCTGCGTGAATTAGAAGAACGCCTTGAGCAAGAACGCAAAAAACTTCAAGAAGAAAAGATGAAGTTTGAGCATGCGAAACGAGAAGAAGATTTTAGACACCAAAAAGAAGAAGATTTTATCAAAGAACACGAACGCGAAGATGAAAAGCGCTGGGTTGAATACGAAGAGAAAATCAAAAAAGAAGAAGAACTTCAGAAAAAATTAGAAGAACTGGAGAAAGAAAAAACTTCTGTTGAAATTAACGCTCACAACAAGCAAACAGAAGAAGCGGAAGAAGCGGAAGAAGCGGAAGATCCAACAAACGATGCTCCCATCAAGCTAGAAAAGAAGCGCCACACCGATACTAGCACTTGCAAAGCTATCAATCCGGTTAATAACGACGATTCATCAAAAACTGCTAAAGAAGAATTACTCAAGCACACAGTTGATTCAGACCGCGAAAGCCTTCTTGCCCTTGATGAAGAAGCCGACGAAACTATCCCGTCTTCAATAGTTGACGACAAGGTGGAAACCGAAGAAGCGCGTAAAGAACAAGACCCTCAAAAAACCCTCGTCCAACTCGACCCCTTCGCTATAAACCCCGATGATATCGATGACGATTTTATAGAAGAAGATGAAAACAAACACCAAGCTATCCCTCTTAACGAGCAGCAAGCTAGAACCTCCGGCGGCTTCACCCCCTGTTTTTATGTCATCGACGAAAAAGGCATCCGCATGACCCCTATTGAAGATGACGACGTCATCTTCAATTTTGGACGTGGAAAAAATAACGAATGTCACATCAACGATAAATCAATTTCAGAAACGCAAATGCGTGCCATTCATTTTAAAGGACGTTGGACCTTCATGGACACTGGCGTCCGTGATGCACTCTCCTTCAACGGCATCAAATCACGACAACTCACAACCACTTCAGAATCCCGTACAGCAATTAAATGCGGTAACAGTTGGATTATTCATGTTGGCCTCGACAGCTCAAAATACGAAGACACCGATACACAACTCCTTAAGCGCTCCATTCTGGACAACATACCTGAACCCTTTGTAGATGACGCTTGTGTCACTCTTAGCTATAGAAACAAAGCCCGCTCGAGTACCATGGCACCTATACTTGCGGGTTCACATGCAAGCTGCGATTTCCGTATGGACACACTCAAGCCTTTCCACTTCATTATATACTGGAGCCAGGTCGGCTTATACATGGAAGACCTCACAAAAGGTCACCCAGGCGTCTTCTTAGGTGATAGACGAATTTCTGGCAACACTGGCATCAACCAAACCATCAGTATAACTGCAGGTAAAAATCGCTTTGACGTCGTTGTAACGGGAACCCAAGACACGCATCGCCAAGCTTTAGCCGATGCACACAATAATAAGCAACGGCTTAAATTAATGCCCGTTAGCAGTCAACTCCCCCCGATCATCCTTACACCAGGCCTTCGAAATCTAGTCATTGGTAGAAACGAAGAATCTGATTTAATGATTGAGGATATTTCTGTGTCTCGTCGTCATGCAAAAATTAGTATTCGCGATAAATCTGTTATGCTCGAAGATCTCAAGAGTATCAATGGAACTAAAGTCAATTTAGAAAAAGTCAGAAGAAGTATCGTCGTCCCCGGTGATGTAGTTACAATCGGCAATGTCTCTTTCTTACTTTGCTACGAAGAACTTTCCCGCACCGCCCGATGA
- a CDS encoding ExbD/TolR family protein: MAKKRKKKRIEEEAEVPLSAMIDVTFLLLTYFIMTQTEVIEEAYIAMNMVAPNPGPPPEVKPTIFDIKVFENDYVVQGRAFKEIDALGAYLAAFARETAGAEITIDLKLQGRAKTKRLVDLLDILAKEGLEKKINIAFLQ, translated from the coding sequence ATGGCTAAAAAACGCAAGAAAAAAAGAATTGAAGAAGAAGCTGAAGTACCACTCTCAGCAATGATTGACGTCACCTTCCTTCTCTTGACATATTTCATTATGACTCAAACTGAAGTCATTGAAGAAGCTTATATTGCAATGAATATGGTTGCCCCTAACCCAGGTCCTCCACCCGAGGTTAAACCAACTATTTTTGACATTAAAGTCTTCGAAAATGATTATGTCGTACAAGGTCGCGCATTTAAAGAAATTGACGCATTAGGTGCTTATTTAGCCGCCTTTGCACGTGAGACTGCGGGCGCTGAGATCACTATTGATTTAAAGCTTCAAGGCAGAGCAAAAACTAAGCGTTTAGTTGACTTATTAGATATCCTTGCCAAAGAAGGACTTGAGAAAAAAATCAATATTGCCTTCCTTCAATAA
- a CDS encoding exodeoxyribonuclease VII small subunit, whose amino-acid sequence MKEKKFEEALGELEKIVQEMEQGELSLEDSFKKFEKGSDLAKVCSAKLAEVEKKVKVLKGISEEGPEWENLD is encoded by the coding sequence ATGAAAGAGAAAAAATTTGAAGAAGCCTTAGGAGAGCTAGAGAAAATTGTTCAGGAAATGGAGCAAGGAGAACTTAGCTTAGAGGATAGCTTTAAGAAGTTTGAAAAGGGGAGTGATCTTGCAAAAGTTTGTTCAGCAAAATTAGCTGAAGTCGAGAAAAAAGTTAAGGTCCTTAAAGGCATTAGCGAAGAAGGACCTGAGTGGGAGAATTTAGATTAA
- a CDS encoding secondary thiamine-phosphate synthase enzyme YjbQ: MWKQKEINLPTKSRGFHLITDDIIGELEDLRTCKVGLLHIFIKHSSASLTINENADPTVRTDFESHFNEMVPENAPYYLHTYEGSDDMPAHLKSSILGSSVSIPIKNGRLALGTWQGIYLCEHRDYASGRSLVLTMNGDFS, encoded by the coding sequence ATGTGGAAACAAAAAGAAATTAATTTACCGACTAAATCCCGGGGCTTTCATTTGATTACAGATGACATAATAGGGGAGTTGGAAGATTTGCGGACCTGTAAAGTAGGTTTATTGCATATTTTTATTAAGCATAGTTCGGCATCTCTAACTATAAATGAAAATGCCGATCCAACCGTTCGCACGGACTTTGAGAGTCATTTTAATGAAATGGTACCTGAAAATGCGCCTTATTATTTGCATACTTATGAAGGGTCAGATGATATGCCTGCACATCTGAAATCCTCTATTTTAGGTTCGAGTGTAAGTATACCCATAAAAAATGGTCGTTTAGCGTTAGGTACCTGGCAGGGTATATACTTATGCGAACACCGTGACTATGCGTCAGGGCGTTCGCTGGTATTAACAATGAATGGAGACTTTAGTTAA
- a CDS encoding GNAT family N-acetyltransferase, with protein sequence MNDTKYQEIFLTRAHLNELVSSPLPAGFYFRNYEFQDEENWFRIYKASDNYNKVYSTTFKEYFGAKAQKLEKRQIYICNSDGLAVATATAWYDKNFLGQSWGRVHWVAVHPDYQGQGLANCLLSEVLKRLKECGHEKAYLRTYTMRLKAVRLYLNFGFMPLIRSSADEEIWKSLAKKVDHENLATWRD encoded by the coding sequence ATGAATGATACTAAATATCAAGAAATTTTCCTAACGCGAGCTCATTTGAATGAGCTTGTTTCGAGTCCTTTGCCTGCAGGGTTTTATTTTCGGAATTATGAATTTCAAGATGAAGAAAATTGGTTTAGAATCTACAAAGCTTCCGATAATTATAATAAAGTTTATTCGACGACTTTTAAAGAGTACTTTGGAGCCAAGGCTCAAAAATTAGAGAAGCGTCAAATTTATATTTGTAATTCCGACGGACTTGCAGTTGCCACTGCCACGGCTTGGTATGATAAAAACTTTTTAGGTCAAAGTTGGGGTCGCGTTCATTGGGTGGCAGTTCATCCCGATTATCAAGGGCAAGGCTTAGCCAATTGCCTCTTAAGCGAAGTTCTCAAACGCTTAAAGGAATGTGGGCATGAGAAGGCCTATTTAAGAACCTATACGATGCGTCTGAAGGCCGTTAGGCTCTATTTAAACTTTGGTTTTATGCCTTTGATCCGTAGTTCTGCAGATGAAGAGATATGGAAATCTCTAGCAAAAAAAGTTGACCATGAAAACTTGGCGACTTGGAGAGATTAA
- the hisB gene encoding imidazoleglycerol-phosphate dehydratase HisB, producing MEQVKIDRKTYETEIELDLRPFSGTGYTIDTGIPFFDHMLTHIAKHGQMDMTLKAVGDIEVDFHHTVEDVAIVLGQAFDKATEDMTGVNRYGSFTLPMEEVLCTVAVDIRKSPHFEYRVPEVFTGQMGTFDCELVKEFFRALSIFGRMNIHVLVHYGDNKHHISEAIFKCFAKAFAIAASKDGTSNLYSTKGSL from the coding sequence ATGGAACAAGTAAAGATAGACAGAAAAACTTACGAAACGGAAATTGAATTAGACTTACGTCCTTTCTCGGGGACTGGGTACACTATTGATACAGGAATACCGTTTTTTGATCACATGTTAACTCACATTGCTAAGCATGGACAAATGGACATGACTTTGAAGGCAGTTGGCGATATAGAAGTTGACTTTCACCACACGGTGGAAGATGTGGCTATTGTTTTAGGACAGGCTTTTGATAAAGCCACAGAAGATATGACGGGTGTTAATCGTTACGGTAGTTTCACACTTCCCATGGAAGAGGTTTTATGTACGGTAGCTGTAGATATCCGTAAATCACCTCATTTTGAATATCGTGTGCCTGAGGTTTTTACTGGGCAGATGGGGACATTCGATTGTGAATTGGTAAAAGAATTTTTCAGAGCACTTTCCATTTTTGGGCGTATGAACATTCACGTACTTGTTCATTATGGTGATAATAAGCACCATATTTCTGAAGCAATTTTCAAATGTTTTGCGAAAGCTTTCGCCATTGCGGCCTCTAAAGATGGCACTTCAAACCTGTATTCAACCAAAGGTTCTCTGTAA
- a CDS encoding helix-turn-helix transcriptional regulator, with product MANKLIRFGRPQDRPSLLNEIAVLGHRQVTEVSRNAMLPHMNKRFEITYVVSGTLEWLINDELIVTRQNDILVTFPEDKLALLGGHFMVSDAYFMQIDLDYDGFMSESERELFNRKLHAIEGRKISLPTDRSILFSKLISEHERQDVFSEGLCKGWLHEILTMVVRRSEGWEAKTYLNEYNLFKKSLLSYLETHVSRTDIKVQEIAEHFNYSESHFRFLFKKIFKTSPVDFVRQFRVDTAQRLIREGSLSITEIAYKVGFSSSQYFSQTFKKELGMSPREYRKSLRLDSGRIQDMTTSIYFMDQHFPDKK from the coding sequence ATGGCTAATAAACTTATTCGATTCGGTCGACCACAGGATCGCCCATCCTTATTAAATGAGATTGCGGTCTTAGGTCATAGGCAGGTTACAGAAGTGAGTCGTAATGCGATGTTGCCTCATATGAATAAGCGCTTTGAGATTACTTATGTGGTCTCGGGGACTCTTGAGTGGTTGATTAACGATGAGTTAATCGTAACGCGTCAAAATGATATCTTAGTCACTTTTCCAGAAGATAAATTAGCTTTGCTTGGCGGGCATTTTATGGTGAGTGATGCCTACTTCATGCAGATCGACTTAGATTATGATGGTTTCATGAGTGAGTCTGAGAGAGAGTTATTTAATAGAAAATTACATGCTATTGAAGGTCGAAAAATTTCCCTTCCAACTGACAGAAGTATCCTTTTTTCGAAATTGATAAGTGAGCATGAGAGGCAGGATGTTTTTTCCGAGGGTCTTTGTAAAGGCTGGTTACATGAAATTTTGACAATGGTCGTGCGCCGTTCGGAGGGTTGGGAAGCCAAAACCTATCTCAATGAATATAATTTGTTCAAGAAGAGTTTGTTGTCCTACTTGGAAACACATGTGTCTCGCACAGATATTAAGGTTCAGGAGATTGCGGAGCATTTTAATTATTCGGAGAGTCATTTCCGTTTCTTATTTAAGAAAATCTTTAAAACTTCACCAGTTGATTTTGTCCGTCAATTTAGAGTGGACACTGCGCAACGTTTGATTCGCGAAGGGAGTTTATCGATTACTGAGATCGCTTACAAAGTGGGTTTTTCGAGTTCGCAATATTTTTCTCAAACATTCAAAAAAGAGTTGGGGATGAGTCCTCGTGAATACAGAAAGTCATTGAGATTAGATAGTGGTCGCATTCAAGATATGACGACGAGTATTTATTTTATGGATCAGCATTTTCCAGATAAAAAATAG
- a CDS encoding ExbD/TolR family protein, with the protein MAKKKKLKIVIGDTEVPLSAMIDVTFLLLAYFLITSSPVIEEAHVAINTPSILTTPIIEIDHSTFDIHVLKDKYHIPELGRTFENAQDMKNFIADFANNTEGDNNKVNLKLDGSAKTERLVDLIDLLAKEGLEDKMTLAFLN; encoded by the coding sequence ATGGCTAAGAAAAAAAAGTTGAAAATCGTAATTGGTGACACTGAAGTCCCTCTCTCTGCAATGATAGACGTAACTTTCTTACTTCTCGCATATTTCCTCATTACGAGTAGTCCAGTGATTGAAGAAGCTCATGTCGCTATAAATACACCATCAATACTAACTACGCCTATTATAGAAATCGATCATTCCACTTTTGACATACACGTTTTAAAAGACAAGTATCATATCCCCGAGCTAGGACGAACTTTTGAAAATGCTCAAGACATGAAAAATTTCATTGCGGACTTCGCAAATAATACCGAAGGCGACAATAACAAAGTAAATTTAAAACTAGATGGTAGCGCAAAGACTGAGCGACTCGTAGATTTAATCGATCTTTTAGCAAAGGAAGGCTTAGAAGACAAAATGACCCTTGCCTTCCTTAACTAA
- a CDS encoding ExbD/TolR family protein, whose amino-acid sequence MANSKDVKAEGAPISSLIDVVFLLIMFFVATAQMDQEGFDQNVQLAIAYDMEKIKNRANGQFPISVLKEGVVSTGPGSTGDIAGLKRELTQHVANYGDEVTVIIRPDKEVELKVIEEVMSAVGECGVAKINISAKLEE is encoded by the coding sequence ATGGCCAATAGTAAAGACGTCAAAGCAGAAGGAGCACCGATTTCCTCCTTGATCGATGTGGTTTTCCTACTGATTATGTTTTTTGTAGCGACAGCCCAAATGGATCAGGAAGGCTTCGACCAAAACGTGCAACTTGCCATCGCTTATGATATGGAGAAAATCAAAAATAGAGCCAATGGACAATTCCCAATTAGTGTCCTTAAAGAAGGTGTAGTTTCTACAGGACCTGGTAGCACTGGTGACATTGCTGGTCTTAAGAGAGAACTCACTCAACACGTAGCGAACTATGGCGACGAAGTAACTGTCATCATACGTCCTGACAAGGAAGTTGAGCTCAAAGTTATCGAAGAAGTTATGAGTGCTGTAGGTGAATGTGGCGTAGCTAAAATCAATATCTCCGCGAAGTTAGAGGAATAA
- the fghA gene encoding S-formylglutathione hydrolase produces the protein MEKKSENLIFNGQQFFYSHHSDTLNCDMEFSVYLPPQSKNKKYPVLYWLSGLTCTAENFTTKSGFQRYAADHGVIVVAPDTSPRGAQVKDIKDEWDIGCGAGFYVNATTNEWDQHFKMYDYITKELPTLIKDNFNCSDKASISGHSMGGHGALICSLKNPGMYQSTSAFSPIVNPVNCPWGQKAFSTYLGEDIELWSAWDSVELIKQGHQVNHLFVDQGLADNFLDNQLKTDALKQACESKKINLELKYRQGYDHSYYYISSFIGEHIKWHAQFLN, from the coding sequence ATTGAAAAAAAGTCTGAAAATCTTATTTTTAATGGGCAACAATTTTTTTATTCGCATCACTCCGACACCCTGAATTGCGACATGGAATTTTCCGTCTACCTGCCACCCCAATCGAAAAACAAAAAATACCCCGTTCTTTACTGGCTTTCGGGCTTAACCTGCACTGCTGAGAATTTCACCACTAAATCTGGATTTCAAAGATATGCGGCAGATCACGGTGTGATTGTCGTCGCTCCTGACACAAGCCCTAGAGGGGCACAAGTAAAAGACATTAAAGATGAATGGGACATCGGTTGTGGAGCGGGTTTCTACGTCAACGCGACGACAAATGAGTGGGATCAACACTTCAAAATGTACGATTATATCACAAAAGAATTACCCACCCTTATTAAGGACAATTTCAACTGCTCTGACAAAGCTTCCATATCAGGTCATAGCATGGGTGGTCATGGCGCCCTCATCTGCTCTTTAAAAAACCCTGGAATGTACCAATCCACATCGGCATTTTCACCAATTGTAAACCCTGTCAATTGTCCCTGGGGTCAAAAAGCATTCAGCACTTACCTTGGTGAGGATATAGAATTATGGTCTGCGTGGGATAGTGTCGAACTCATTAAACAAGGCCATCAAGTCAATCATCTTTTCGTTGACCAAGGACTTGCGGATAATTTTTTAGATAATCAACTCAAAACTGACGCCTTGAAACAAGCTTGCGAGAGCAAAAAAATAAACCTAGAACTCAAGTATAGGCAAGGCTACGACCACTCATATTACTACATATCTTCGTTTATTGGCGAGCACATAAAGTGGCATGCGCAGTTCTTAAATTAA
- a CDS encoding S-(hydroxymethyl)glutathione dehydrogenase/class III alcohol dehydrogenase, with product MKSKAAVAFAAGKPLEIVEIDVEGPKAGEVLIRNVASGVCHTDAFTLSGDDPEGEFPVILGHEGGAIVEAIGPGVTSVVPGDHVIPLYIPECGVCKFCTSGKTNLCQAVRATQGKGVMPDGSSRFSYKGQKLLHYMGTSTFSEYSVVAEISVAKINKAAPLEKVCLLGCGITTGIGAVLNTAKVEPGSTVAVFGMGGIGLSCVQGAVMAGASRIICVDINEDKFEMAKQLGATDFINPKKHGASIQDVIVELTDGGVDYSFECIGNTQVMRSALECCHKGWGKSVIIGVAGSGQEISTRPFQLVTGRQWMGTAFGGVKGRSELPGLVDDYLAGKIEIDSMITYSMPIEEINRAFDLMHEGKAIRSVVTF from the coding sequence ATGAAATCAAAAGCAGCTGTTGCCTTTGCCGCAGGCAAACCATTAGAGATCGTAGAAATTGATGTAGAGGGTCCAAAAGCAGGTGAAGTTTTAATCCGTAATGTTGCCTCTGGCGTTTGTCACACGGATGCATTCACGCTTTCAGGAGATGATCCTGAGGGTGAGTTCCCTGTCATCTTAGGTCATGAAGGTGGAGCAATTGTTGAAGCAATTGGGCCTGGCGTAACAAGTGTTGTTCCGGGTGATCATGTTATTCCACTTTATATACCCGAATGCGGAGTCTGTAAATTCTGTACCTCAGGTAAAACAAATTTATGCCAAGCAGTTCGTGCAACTCAGGGTAAGGGTGTGATGCCAGATGGGTCGAGTCGTTTTTCATATAAGGGTCAAAAACTTCTTCACTATATGGGCACTTCGACATTCTCAGAGTATTCAGTTGTGGCGGAAATCTCTGTAGCAAAAATCAACAAGGCCGCACCGTTAGAAAAAGTTTGCTTGCTCGGTTGTGGTATCACGACTGGTATTGGTGCTGTGCTTAATACGGCTAAAGTAGAGCCAGGTTCTACAGTTGCCGTCTTTGGTATGGGCGGCATAGGCCTTTCATGCGTTCAGGGTGCTGTGATGGCTGGAGCGAGTCGTATTATTTGCGTTGACATCAATGAAGATAAATTTGAAATGGCTAAACAGCTCGGTGCGACAGATTTTATTAATCCTAAGAAACATGGTGCGTCCATTCAGGATGTTATTGTTGAACTTACTGATGGTGGTGTTGACTATTCTTTTGAATGTATCGGTAATACACAGGTGATGCGTTCAGCTTTGGAATGTTGCCATAAGGGCTGGGGTAAATCAGTAATTATTGGTGTAGCTGGATCGGGTCAAGAAATTAGCACGCGTCCTTTTCAGTTAGTAACTGGCCGCCAATGGATGGGGACAGCTTTTGGTGGTGTTAAAGGCCGTTCAGAGCTTCCTGGCTTAGTAGATGATTATCTTGCGGGTAAGATTGAAATTGATAGCATGATTACTTACTCAATGCCAATTGAAGAGATCAATAGAGCCTTTGACCTCATGCATGAGGGGAAAGCGATTAGGTCAGTAGTAACTTTCTAA